The Corynebacterium comes genome window below encodes:
- the mtr gene encoding mycothione reductase, with translation MTADLKVDKHYDLIIIGTGSGNSIPGPEFDDLSIAIVEKGTFGGTCLNVGCIPTKMFVHAADTALAAREAGKLGLSAQVYHVDWPGIVSRVFDERIDLIAEGGETYRRGPQTPNIDVYDQHARFIGQRTLRTGQGPEEKTISGDRIIIATGSRPMIPEAIAESGVHYHTNDDIMRLPQQPQSIIIVGGGFIAMEFAHVFEGLGTKVHIVSRSALLRRLDADLGSRINDLAVKRYDVRIGRTVTDAVQDHGGITVTLDDGGTITADVLLVATGRIRNGDQMDLDLGGVEITGDGRVSVDEFGRSTSAEGVWALGDVSSPFMLKHVANAEMRAVRHNLLHPDDLQKMPHEHVPSAVFTNPQIATVGLTEREARRAGHNVTVKIQKYGDVAYGWALEDTSGIVKLIADKDTGRLLGAHFLGPQASTLIQQMITVMVFDLDVREVATKQYWIHPALPEVTENALLGLDF, from the coding sequence ATGACTGCTGACCTGAAGGTCGACAAGCATTATGACCTCATCATCATCGGCACCGGTTCGGGCAACTCGATTCCCGGCCCGGAGTTCGATGATCTCTCGATCGCCATCGTGGAGAAGGGCACCTTCGGCGGCACCTGCCTGAACGTGGGCTGCATCCCGACGAAGATGTTCGTCCATGCCGCGGACACCGCTCTGGCCGCCCGGGAGGCGGGCAAGCTGGGTCTGAGCGCGCAGGTCTACCACGTCGACTGGCCGGGGATCGTCTCCCGGGTGTTCGATGAGCGCATCGACCTGATCGCCGAGGGCGGAGAAACCTACCGCCGTGGCCCGCAGACCCCGAACATCGACGTCTACGACCAGCACGCCCGCTTCATCGGCCAGCGCACCCTCCGCACCGGCCAGGGCCCGGAGGAGAAGACCATCTCCGGCGACCGCATCATCATCGCCACCGGTTCCCGCCCGATGATTCCCGAGGCCATCGCCGAATCCGGTGTGCACTACCACACCAACGACGACATCATGCGTCTGCCGCAACAGCCCCAGTCGATCATCATCGTGGGCGGCGGCTTCATCGCCATGGAGTTCGCGCACGTCTTCGAGGGGCTCGGCACCAAGGTCCACATCGTCAGCCGCTCCGCGCTTCTCCGGCGTCTCGACGCCGACCTCGGCTCGCGCATCAACGACCTCGCCGTCAAGCGTTACGACGTCCGCATCGGCCGCACCGTCACCGACGCCGTCCAGGATCACGGCGGCATCACCGTCACGCTCGACGACGGCGGCACCATCACCGCAGACGTCCTGCTCGTCGCCACCGGCCGCATCCGCAACGGCGACCAGATGGACCTGGATCTCGGTGGCGTGGAGATAACCGGGGACGGCCGCGTCAGCGTCGACGAATTCGGACGTTCCACCTCCGCCGAGGGGGTGTGGGCCCTGGGCGACGTGTCCTCGCCGTTCATGCTCAAGCACGTGGCCAACGCGGAGATGCGCGCCGTGCGCCACAACCTGCTCCACCCTGATGACCTGCAGAAGATGCCCCACGAGCACGTGCCCTCCGCGGTCTTCACCAATCCGCAGATCGCCACGGTGGGTCTCACCGAGCGTGAGGCACGCAGGGCGGGACACAACGTCACGGTGAAGATCCAGAAGTACGGCGACGTCGCCTACGGCTGGGCACTGGAGGACACCAGCGGCATTGTCAAGCTCATCGCCGACAAGGACACCGGCAGGCTGCTGGGCGCACACTTCCTCGGCCCCCAGGCCTCCACGCTCATCCAGCAGATGATCACGGTCATGGTCTTCGACCTCGACGTCCGCGAAGTGGCCACGAAGCAGTACTGGATCCACCCGGCACTGCCCGAGGTCACGGAGAACGCCCTACTCGGCCTGGACTTCTAG
- a CDS encoding ABC transporter permease — translation MTTQFTGTGRLLRLYLRLDRFRLPVWVLSMFVVVWASVDALQTSFSDPLSLQARGMLGANPATVMMSGPVFGLENYTMGLMVASELSLWAFIVAAVMGVLFMVRHTRADEESGRLEMLRALPVGRMAAPTASMILVALASVALGGAVSAGLLIPGMRVPDSLAFGLGTALTGMVFGAAAAVAAQLSDSARAASGLGIAAIVATFLIRAAGDVIDYQGSWLSWFSPLAWPQQTRLYADLRWWPLALSAVAALALAALAFWLVGRRDLGSGMGHGRPGPARASARLLSPAGLASRLESPTFLIWAVGLFSFAVAFGTLADELEDVIDVMPALDDWVVLDLTDLTSSFGAMLLSYLSLGPAILLVLAVLHLRTEEREGRMTSMFLSGSSQWRLLAGWFAVVAAEAAAVLILLGFGLGVGIALGSGDARWIGDMTAASFVYLPAVLLHGTLAVMVFGLAPRLIAFTWFYLAWAILVLFLGELLRLPDWARSTTPVWHTPAVPGTEVDPLPLIIMTLLALAFLVLGLVGFRRRDLVEG, via the coding sequence ATGACCACCCAGTTCACCGGCACCGGCCGACTCCTGCGGCTGTACCTGCGCCTGGACAGGTTCCGGCTGCCCGTGTGGGTCCTGTCGATGTTCGTCGTGGTGTGGGCCAGCGTGGACGCACTCCAGACCAGTTTCTCCGACCCGCTGAGTCTGCAGGCCCGGGGAATGCTGGGTGCGAACCCCGCGACGGTGATGATGTCCGGCCCTGTGTTCGGGCTCGAGAATTACACGATGGGCCTGATGGTCGCGAGCGAGCTCTCCCTGTGGGCGTTCATCGTCGCCGCGGTCATGGGTGTGCTCTTCATGGTCCGGCACACCCGGGCCGACGAGGAGTCCGGCAGGTTGGAGATGCTGCGCGCGCTGCCGGTCGGGCGCATGGCGGCGCCGACGGCCTCGATGATCCTCGTCGCGCTGGCCAGCGTCGCCTTGGGCGGGGCCGTCTCCGCAGGCCTGCTCATACCCGGCATGAGGGTCCCCGATTCGCTGGCCTTCGGACTGGGCACGGCACTGACCGGGATGGTCTTCGGCGCAGCCGCGGCCGTCGCGGCGCAACTCAGCGACAGCGCACGGGCAGCCTCCGGGCTGGGGATCGCCGCCATCGTGGCGACCTTCCTCATCCGTGCCGCCGGCGACGTCATCGACTACCAGGGGTCCTGGCTCTCCTGGTTCTCCCCGCTGGCCTGGCCGCAACAGACCCGGCTCTACGCCGATCTGCGATGGTGGCCGCTGGCGCTCTCCGCCGTCGCCGCCCTCGCGTTGGCAGCCCTGGCCTTCTGGCTGGTGGGGCGCCGGGACCTCGGCTCTGGGATGGGGCACGGCCGACCGGGCCCTGCACGAGCGTCGGCGCGTCTGCTCTCCCCCGCCGGGCTGGCCTCGCGGCTGGAGAGCCCGACCTTCCTCATCTGGGCGGTGGGCCTGTTCTCCTTCGCGGTGGCCTTCGGCACCCTGGCAGACGAGCTGGAGGACGTGATAGACGTCATGCCCGCGCTCGACGACTGGGTCGTCCTCGATCTGACGGATCTGACCAGCTCCTTCGGTGCCATGCTCCTGTCCTACCTCAGTCTCGGCCCCGCCATCCTCCTGGTCCTGGCGGTGCTGCACCTGCGCACGGAGGAACGTGAGGGGCGGATGACGTCAATGTTCCTCAGCGGCAGTTCCCAGTGGCGACTTCTGGCCGGCTGGTTCGCCGTAGTGGCTGCGGAGGCGGCCGCCGTGCTCATTCTCCTCGGTTTCGGACTCGGGGTCGGGATCGCCCTCGGTTCCGGGGACGCCAGGTGGATCGGTGACATGACGGCGGCCTCGTTCGTCTACCTCCCCGCAGTACTGCTCCACGGCACGCTGGCGGTGATGGTGTTCGGCCTGGCCCCCAGGCTCATCGCATTCACCTGGTTCTATCTGGCCTGGGCCATCCTCGTTCTCTTCCTCGGCGAGCTGCTCCGCCTCCCCGACTGGGCACGGAGCACCACCCCGGTCTGGCACACCCCCGCAGTGCCCGGGACGGAGGTCGACCCCCTCCCGCTGATCATCATGACGCTCCTCGCGCTGGCCTTCCTGGTTCTCGGCCTCGTCGGGTTCCGACGCCGCGACCTCGTCGAGGGCTGA
- the mqo gene encoding malate dehydrogenase (quinone): MSTDKTNAAKITDEVDVALVGAGVMSATLGAMIRELEPSWSQMIFERLDGPAQESSSPWNNAGTGHSALCELNYTPEKNGRIDVSKAIDINEKFQVSRQFWSHQVDNGVLADPGDWIKPVPHLAFAQGHDQIDYLRRRHEALKDNILFPGMEFVDDEAKFAERLPVMAEGRDFDAEKVAYSGTDVGTDVNFGTLTKQFLTAAEASGTEIRYGHEVKNLKKDGKHWKITVKNVHTGDTSVIRAKFVFVGAGGYALDLLRKAGVPEVNGYAGFPVSGMWLRSTNQELIEKHSAKVYGKAKVGAPPMSVPHLDTRVIDGEKGLLFGPYGGWTPKFLKEGSYLDLFKSIRPDNIPSYLGVAVQEFALTKYLVSEVAKDFEKRLVDLRDYVPSAKAEDWETVVAGQRVQVIKPTAAPRFGSLEFGTTLINGSDGSIAGLLGASPGASIAPAAMLELLERCFGERMIEWGPKIYEMIPSYGVKLGDDKKMFDELWDYSQKTLRLAP; the protein is encoded by the coding sequence GTGTCCACTGACAAAACGAACGCTGCCAAGATCACTGACGAGGTCGATGTCGCCCTCGTCGGTGCGGGTGTCATGAGCGCCACCCTGGGTGCCATGATCCGCGAGCTGGAGCCGAGCTGGTCCCAGATGATCTTCGAGCGCCTCGACGGACCCGCCCAGGAGTCCTCCTCTCCGTGGAACAACGCCGGTACCGGCCACTCCGCACTCTGCGAGCTGAACTACACGCCGGAGAAGAACGGCCGCATCGATGTGTCCAAGGCCATCGACATCAACGAGAAGTTCCAGGTCTCCCGCCAGTTCTGGTCCCACCAGGTCGACAACGGCGTGCTCGCTGACCCGGGCGACTGGATCAAGCCGGTCCCGCACCTCGCCTTCGCACAGGGCCATGACCAGATTGACTACCTGCGTCGCCGCCATGAGGCGCTGAAGGACAACATCCTCTTCCCGGGCATGGAGTTCGTGGACGACGAGGCCAAGTTCGCCGAGCGTCTGCCCGTCATGGCCGAGGGCCGCGACTTCGATGCGGAGAAGGTCGCCTACTCCGGCACCGACGTGGGCACCGACGTCAACTTCGGCACCCTGACCAAGCAGTTCCTGACCGCCGCCGAGGCCTCCGGCACGGAGATCCGCTACGGCCACGAGGTCAAGAACCTCAAGAAGGACGGCAAGCACTGGAAGATCACCGTCAAGAACGTCCACACCGGTGACACCTCCGTGATCCGCGCCAAGTTCGTCTTCGTCGGCGCCGGCGGCTACGCCCTCGACCTGCTGCGCAAGGCGGGCGTCCCCGAGGTCAACGGCTACGCGGGCTTCCCGGTCTCCGGCATGTGGCTGCGCTCCACCAACCAGGAGCTCATCGAGAAGCACTCCGCCAAGGTCTACGGCAAGGCGAAGGTCGGCGCCCCGCCGATGTCCGTCCCTCACCTGGACACCCGCGTCATCGACGGCGAGAAGGGTCTGCTGTTCGGCCCCTACGGCGGCTGGACCCCCAAGTTCCTCAAGGAGGGTTCCTACCTCGACCTGTTCAAGTCGATCCGCCCGGATAACATCCCCTCCTACCTGGGTGTCGCGGTGCAGGAGTTCGCACTGACCAAGTACCTGGTTTCCGAGGTGGCGAAGGACTTCGAGAAGCGACTCGTCGATCTGCGTGACTACGTCCCGTCCGCCAAGGCGGAGGACTGGGAGACCGTCGTCGCCGGTCAGCGCGTTCAGGTGATCAAGCCGACCGCAGCCCCGCGCTTCGGCTCCCTGGAGTTCGGCACCACCCTGATCAACGGCAGCGACGGTTCCATTGCCGGTCTGCTGGGCGCTTCCCCGGGAGCCTCCATCGCCCCGGCCGCCATGCTGGAACTGCTGGAGCGTTGCTTCGGTGAGCGGATGATCGAGTGGGGTCCGAAGATCTACGAGATGATCCCGTCCTACGGCGTCAAGCTGGGCGACGACAAGAAGATGTTCGACGAGCTGTGGGATTACTCCCAGAAGACCCTGCGGCTGGCACCCTAG
- a CDS encoding VOC family protein, which produces MQTIIPHLWINRVGDDATDFYVSALPDTTVVQKWTYPPDDLLDFQREFGGQTLTVELDVAGYRLALINAGDEFTPTPAITFFLNFDPSQREDARGDLDRTWEKLCDGGQVLMDLGEYPFSPRYGWVQDKYGVSWQLMLTDPAGEPRPFVVPDLMFCGPVQNKAGEAVDFYLSVFPDAALGNRVHYDQPHGPATTDSVLFSEFQIRGEWLAAMDSAVEQPFTFTPGVSLLVNARGQEEIDRLWDALSAVPEAEQCGWLQDRYGVSWQIAPENLNELLERPGAFGRLMEMKKIVIDDL; this is translated from the coding sequence ATGCAGACGATCATCCCGCACCTCTGGATCAACCGCGTCGGCGATGACGCGACGGACTTCTACGTCTCCGCGCTGCCCGACACCACTGTCGTGCAGAAGTGGACCTACCCGCCCGACGACCTCCTCGATTTTCAGCGGGAGTTCGGAGGCCAGACCCTGACCGTGGAGCTCGACGTCGCGGGCTACCGCCTGGCGCTGATCAACGCAGGCGATGAATTCACGCCGACCCCGGCGATCACCTTCTTCCTCAACTTCGACCCCAGCCAGCGGGAAGACGCCCGCGGTGACCTCGACCGCACATGGGAGAAACTCTGTGACGGCGGTCAGGTTCTGATGGACCTGGGCGAGTATCCCTTCAGTCCCCGTTACGGCTGGGTCCAGGACAAATACGGGGTGAGCTGGCAGCTCATGCTCACCGACCCCGCCGGGGAGCCCCGTCCCTTCGTCGTCCCCGACCTGATGTTCTGTGGCCCCGTCCAGAACAAGGCCGGGGAGGCGGTCGACTTCTACCTGTCGGTCTTCCCGGACGCGGCACTGGGCAATCGTGTCCACTACGACCAGCCGCACGGGCCTGCCACCACGGATTCGGTGCTCTTCTCTGAATTCCAGATCCGCGGCGAATGGCTGGCGGCGATGGACTCCGCCGTCGAGCAGCCCTTCACGTTCACCCCCGGTGTCTCGCTCCTGGTCAACGCCCGGGGACAGGAGGAGATCGACCGGCTCTGGGACGCACTGTCGGCCGTACCGGAGGCGGAGCAGTGCGGCTGGCTCCAGGACCGCTACGGGGTGAGCTGGCAGATCGCCCCCGAGAACCTCAATGAACTCCTGGAACGCCCCGGCGCTTTCGGAAGGTTGATGGAGATGAAGAAGATCGTCATCGACGACCTCTGA
- a CDS encoding alpha/beta fold hydrolase, with amino-acid sequence MTVADVSEWHEDLLGPDFQACDINLGPDPEGEGDIVATLVRYGQPAASKRAVLWVHGMTDYFFHEHVARALDEAGYAFYALDLRKCGRSCQEGQRWHYSEDFRHYFPELTAALDIITAVHPDVTPIAHSTAGMIVPLWAAHLARNDSARHSKLGGIVLNSPFLDMMYPRAAVALGRPLVGVLGRLLPGLEVPGGNLGSYGMSIHRDHHGEWDFDVNFKPLRGHRKYLGWLREVLRTQAKVQRGEINVGVPVLTLCSARSRLGKPYSEESAGVDTVLDTEQIKRCAPLLGDDVTVHPIEGAKHDVFLSRPEPLTEALATTVGWLKRR; translated from the coding sequence ATGACTGTTGCTGATGTTTCCGAGTGGCACGAGGATCTCCTCGGGCCCGATTTCCAGGCCTGTGACATCAACCTGGGGCCAGATCCCGAGGGTGAGGGTGACATCGTGGCGACCCTGGTGCGCTACGGGCAGCCGGCGGCGTCGAAACGCGCCGTCCTGTGGGTGCACGGGATGACCGACTACTTCTTCCATGAGCATGTGGCCCGCGCACTGGATGAGGCCGGTTACGCCTTTTATGCCCTGGACCTGCGGAAATGTGGGCGTTCCTGCCAGGAGGGGCAGCGGTGGCACTACAGCGAGGACTTCCGGCACTACTTCCCGGAGCTGACGGCCGCGCTGGACATCATCACGGCCGTACACCCGGACGTCACCCCGATCGCGCACTCCACCGCCGGGATGATCGTGCCGTTGTGGGCGGCTCATCTGGCGCGCAACGACTCCGCCCGGCATTCGAAGCTGGGCGGCATCGTCCTCAACTCGCCGTTCCTGGACATGATGTACCCGCGGGCGGCGGTGGCCCTGGGTCGGCCGCTGGTGGGGGTGCTGGGCCGACTGCTGCCCGGCCTGGAGGTGCCCGGCGGCAACCTGGGTTCCTACGGCATGTCGATCCACCGTGACCACCACGGCGAGTGGGACTTCGACGTCAACTTCAAGCCGCTGCGCGGCCACCGGAAGTACCTGGGCTGGCTTCGTGAGGTGTTGCGCACCCAGGCCAAGGTGCAGCGTGGAGAGATCAACGTGGGTGTCCCGGTGCTCACGTTGTGTTCGGCGCGGTCCCGGCTGGGGAAGCCCTACTCGGAGGAGTCGGCCGGGGTGGACACCGTCCTGGACACCGAGCAGATTAAGCGGTGTGCGCCGCTGCTCGGCGACGATGTGACGGTGCATCCCATCGAGGGGGCGAAGCATGATGTGTTCCTCTCGAGGCCGGAACCGCTGACGGAGGCGCTGGCCACGACGGTCGGGTGGCTGAAGCGCAGGTAG
- a CDS encoding ABC transporter ATP-binding protein, with product MSDTAITMTNLTKTFGSTRALDEFTMTVPAGEVRGFLGPNGSGKSTAIRVLLGVLRADSGSARVLGRDPWRDSVELHHRLAYVAGDTNLWPNLTGGEAIDLFTRHQRSEALRRRRDELIERFELDPRKKSRTYSKGNRQKVALIAALSLDVDLYLLDEPTAGLDPLMESLFTEEIRARRDEGRTVLLSSHILGEVEKLCDSVTIIRAGRDVEHGTMSELRHLTRSAVAGTATADPRRLAAVPGVHELAVDEGRFRFQVEDHNLDDVLRMLPDMGVQNLTITPPSLEDLFLRHYGTGEEAER from the coding sequence ATGAGTGACACCGCCATCACCATGACCAACCTGACGAAGACCTTCGGTTCCACCCGTGCCCTGGACGAGTTCACCATGACGGTGCCGGCCGGTGAGGTCCGCGGATTCCTCGGCCCCAACGGTTCCGGCAAGTCCACCGCCATCCGTGTCCTGCTCGGCGTGCTCCGCGCCGATTCCGGATCCGCCCGGGTCCTGGGCAGGGACCCGTGGCGGGATTCGGTGGAGCTGCATCACCGCCTGGCCTACGTCGCCGGCGACACGAATCTGTGGCCCAACCTGACCGGTGGGGAGGCCATCGACCTGTTCACCCGCCATCAGCGCTCCGAGGCGCTGCGCCGGCGCCGGGACGAGCTGATCGAACGCTTCGAACTGGACCCCAGGAAGAAGTCCCGGACCTATTCCAAAGGCAACCGGCAGAAGGTCGCGCTCATCGCCGCCCTGTCCCTCGACGTCGATCTCTATCTTCTCGACGAACCGACGGCCGGCCTGGATCCACTGATGGAATCACTGTTCACCGAGGAGATCCGTGCGCGTCGCGACGAAGGCCGGACCGTGCTGCTGTCCAGCCACATCCTCGGCGAGGTGGAGAAGCTGTGCGATTCCGTCACGATCATCCGGGCGGGCCGGGACGTCGAACACGGGACGATGTCCGAGCTGCGCCACCTCACCCGTTCCGCGGTCGCCGGCACCGCCACCGCCGACCCCCGGCGTCTGGCGGCGGTTCCGGGGGTCCACGAACTCGCCGTGGACGAGGGCAGGTTCCGGTTCCAGGTGGAGGACCACAACCTGGACGACGTTCTGCGGATGCTTCCCGACATGGGGGTGCAGAACCTCACGATCACGCCCCCGTCGCTGGAGGATCTCTTCCTCCGCCACTACGGCACCGGCGAGGAGGCGGAGCGATGA